In a single window of the Pontibacter russatus genome:
- the dprA gene encoding DNA-processing protein DprA: MAEDQKLYEVALTRLPGIGAQLTRLLVSYCGSPKAVFATHAGKLLKIPGVGNGVARNILDGSKGALQEAEQILKQAEELDVQLLFYTSLNYPDRLKQIADAPTLLYFRGNGNLNQKRIVSIVGTRQATSYGQTVTERIVEDLRPHHVMVVSGLAYGIDIMAHRAALQAGLPTIGVMASGPDIIYPAIHRKYAERMLTQGGLLTEGVFGTKPDAPRFPARNRIIAGMSDCTIVVEAALKSGTLITADIAHSYDKEVMAVPGNITSPVSEGPNFLIKSMKAAAYTSPQDLVELLNWDLEDAATARTKAKAAAVFDPADYSEDELKVLQVLQQSREEQMDNLSWKAQVPVSLLASVLLGLEFKGVVKAMPGKKFMLLV, translated from the coding sequence ATGGCGGAGGATCAGAAACTGTATGAGGTCGCACTAACGCGGCTGCCAGGCATCGGGGCGCAGCTGACACGGCTGTTGGTCAGTTACTGCGGCTCCCCAAAAGCCGTTTTCGCCACCCATGCGGGCAAGCTGCTGAAGATACCTGGCGTCGGAAACGGCGTGGCCCGGAATATCTTGGATGGTTCTAAAGGAGCTTTGCAGGAAGCAGAGCAGATTCTGAAGCAGGCCGAAGAACTGGACGTGCAACTGCTTTTCTATACCTCTCTCAACTATCCTGATCGCCTGAAACAAATTGCCGATGCGCCTACGCTGCTGTACTTCCGTGGCAATGGCAACCTCAACCAAAAGCGCATTGTCAGTATTGTGGGCACCCGCCAGGCAACCTCCTACGGCCAAACGGTGACAGAGCGGATTGTGGAGGATCTAAGGCCGCATCACGTGATGGTGGTCAGTGGTTTAGCCTACGGAATCGACATTATGGCGCACAGGGCGGCGCTCCAGGCGGGGCTGCCCACCATCGGCGTCATGGCCAGCGGACCGGACATTATATATCCGGCCATCCACCGCAAATATGCCGAGCGCATGCTCACCCAGGGCGGTCTGCTGACGGAGGGTGTTTTCGGCACGAAACCTGATGCGCCGCGCTTCCCCGCCCGCAACCGCATCATCGCGGGCATGTCGGACTGCACTATTGTGGTGGAGGCGGCCCTGAAAAGCGGCACTTTAATTACAGCAGACATCGCCCACAGCTACGACAAAGAAGTGATGGCTGTGCCGGGCAACATTACTTCCCCCGTCTCGGAGGGCCCAAATTTCCTGATAAAGTCGATGAAGGCTGCCGCCTATACATCGCCACAGGACCTGGTGGAGTTGCTGAACTGGGATCTGGAGGATGCCGCCACAGCCCGGACGAAGGCTAAAGCTGCCGCCGTGTTCGACCCCGCTGATTACAGCGAGGATGAACTGAAAGTGCTGCAGGTATTACAGCAGTCGCGGGAGGAGCAGATGGACAACCTGAGCTGGAAAGCGCAGGTGCCGGTGAGTCTTTTGGCCTCTGTGCTGCTGGGGCTTGAGTTTAAAGGTGTGGTAAAGGCGATGCCGGGCAAGAAGTTTATGCTGCTGGTTTAA
- a CDS encoding cation diffusion facilitator family transporter has product MFGKLKNQSENIRLQLMVVAVGVLLLLAKFFAFFLTNSNAILTDALESIINVVAGGFSLYSLILSARPRDENHPYGHGKIEFIAATLEGSLILVAGGIIILKSIYNLIEPVPIQKLDIGILLIAVSGIINYGVGYITSRKGKLSKSMVLEAGGKHLMSDAYSTAGILVGLVLIYLTGLVWLDSVVAIIFGGIIAVTGSRILRASVAGIMDEADYALLKEIVKVLNENRRENWIDIHNLRVIKYGSTLHIDCHLTVPWYLNVLEAHDEVEAVARVVREKIDPSIELFIHTDPCIESSCSVCTKLETCAVRRHPFKARVEWDFDKVIADRKHSLE; this is encoded by the coding sequence GTGTTCGGGAAACTTAAGAATCAGAGTGAGAATATAAGACTGCAACTGATGGTGGTGGCGGTGGGCGTGCTGCTGCTGCTGGCCAAGTTCTTCGCCTTCTTCCTGACAAACTCCAATGCCATCCTGACCGATGCGCTGGAGTCCATCATCAATGTGGTGGCTGGCGGCTTTTCGCTCTACAGCCTCATCCTGTCTGCCCGCCCCCGCGACGAGAACCACCCCTATGGGCACGGCAAAATAGAATTTATCGCGGCCACGCTGGAAGGCTCACTGATTCTGGTGGCGGGAGGCATCATCATTCTCAAATCTATATATAACCTGATCGAGCCTGTCCCGATCCAAAAGCTGGACATCGGTATTTTGCTTATCGCCGTGTCAGGTATTATCAACTACGGCGTAGGCTATATCACCTCCCGCAAGGGGAAGCTTTCCAAATCGATGGTGCTGGAGGCAGGCGGCAAGCACCTCATGTCCGACGCTTACTCCACAGCAGGCATTCTGGTCGGTCTGGTGCTGATCTACCTCACCGGGCTGGTATGGCTCGATAGCGTGGTAGCCATTATTTTTGGGGGGATTATTGCCGTAACCGGCTCGCGGATTCTCAGGGCTTCGGTAGCAGGCATTATGGATGAGGCCGATTATGCGCTACTGAAGGAGATTGTGAAGGTGCTGAACGAGAACCGCCGCGAGAACTGGATCGACATCCACAACCTGCGCGTCATCAAATACGGCTCCACGCTGCACATCGACTGCCATTTAACCGTGCCGTGGTATCTGAACGTGCTGGAGGCGCATGACGAGGTAGAGGCCGTCGCCAGGGTGGTACGTGAAAAGATCGACCCCAGCATCGAGCTGTTTATTCATACGGACCCGTGTATTGAATCGTCCTGTTCTGTCTGCACCAAGTTAGAAACCTGTGCGGTGCGCCGGCACCCCTTCAAAGCGCGGGTAGAGTGGGATTTTGATAAAGTGATTGCAGACCGGAAGCACAGCCTGGAGTAG
- a CDS encoding GIY-YIG nuclease family protein, protein MVAIQPHYYVYIFGTAPHNSVQVGVAGDLQKQVREISGEASSGVAAVKEMPRLVYYEHYEREEIARNREQEIMRGGEDTVLRLIESMNPNWLDLSDMIG, encoded by the coding sequence ATGGTAGCTATACAACCACATTATTATGTCTATATTTTTGGCACCGCCCCCCACAACAGCGTGCAGGTAGGTGTTGCCGGAGATTTACAGAAGCAGGTGCGGGAAATAAGCGGAGAGGCCTCCTCCGGTGTGGCCGCTGTAAAGGAAATGCCCCGGCTGGTGTATTACGAGCATTACGAGAGAGAAGAAATCGCCCGCAACCGGGAGCAGGAAATCATGCGCGGCGGGGAGGATACCGTCCTGCGCCTCATTGAGTCGATGAACCCGAACTGGCTGGATCTGAGCGATATGATTGGTTAG
- a CDS encoding pseudouridine synthase: MLEIIYEDAQYVAINKPNGLLVHRTRIAEEKKEFALQQLRDQLGYHLYPVHRLDRGTSGVLLFAKTPEAAVPLMKAFGQRQPDKIYLAIVRGYTPESGSIDSPIRPDKDHRHKEPQEAITHYSRLATIELPIPVGPYLTARYSLVRIKPETGRMHQIRKHFAHIRHYIVGDKRHGDWRHNRMFEEELNSPHLLLHAAALTFQQPFTGATVKVKAPLPENMRRLCHQFGWSNVLANEGALPQPVPSVTD; the protein is encoded by the coding sequence GTGCTGGAGATTATATATGAGGATGCGCAATATGTAGCCATTAACAAGCCGAATGGTTTGCTGGTACACCGCACGCGCATTGCCGAGGAGAAAAAGGAATTTGCCCTGCAGCAGCTGCGCGACCAGCTAGGCTATCACCTCTATCCAGTACACCGCCTCGACCGCGGCACTTCCGGCGTGCTGCTCTTCGCAAAAACGCCGGAGGCGGCGGTTCCCCTGATGAAAGCTTTTGGGCAGCGCCAACCCGATAAAATCTACCTGGCCATTGTGCGGGGATATACACCCGAGAGCGGCTCCATCGACAGCCCTATCCGCCCCGACAAAGACCACCGGCACAAGGAGCCGCAGGAGGCCATCACCCATTACAGCCGCTTGGCTACCATAGAACTGCCCATTCCCGTCGGACCCTACCTGACGGCCCGCTACAGCCTTGTCAGGATAAAGCCGGAGACAGGCCGGATGCACCAGATACGCAAGCATTTCGCGCATATCCGGCACTATATAGTGGGCGACAAGCGCCATGGCGACTGGCGGCACAACAGAATGTTTGAGGAGGAACTGAACAGCCCCCACCTGTTGCTCCATGCAGCGGCACTTACCTTTCAGCAGCCTTTCACGGGAGCAACGGTAAAGGTGAAGGCGCCATTGCCGGAGAACATGCGCCGCCTGTGCCACCAGTTTGGCTGGAGCAATGTGCTGGCTAATGAGGGAGCGCTCCCCCAGCCGGTTCCGTCCGTTACAGACTAA
- a CDS encoding DnaJ C-terminal domain-containing protein, with the protein MDYKDYYSILGVDKTASQADIKKAYRSLAKKYHPDKNKGDKTAEEKFKDISEAYEVLGDKEKRQQYDQLGANWRQFQNAGAGGGQYQSQPGGGYYEGDFSDMFGGGGGGGFSDFFQQFFGGGGGAGFGQAGRGRSQPRKGQDYQAELEITLQEAYSGTSRLINLHNQQLRITTKPGVADGQQLRIKGKGGQAAGGGTSGDLYINVRVQPDPRFERRGDDLYTNLPVDMYTAILGGQAHVNTMSGQLKLTIPAGTQPGKSLRLRGKGMPIYGKADQFGDLYVKIEVTLPTHLSTEERQLLEKLRDIRQAKAV; encoded by the coding sequence ATGGACTATAAAGACTATTATAGTATTCTTGGGGTGGATAAAACTGCTTCGCAGGCCGATATAAAAAAGGCGTACCGCAGCCTGGCCAAGAAGTACCACCCCGACAAAAACAAAGGCGACAAAACCGCAGAGGAAAAATTCAAGGATATAAGCGAAGCCTACGAGGTGCTGGGCGATAAGGAAAAGCGCCAGCAGTACGACCAGTTGGGCGCCAACTGGCGGCAGTTCCAGAACGCCGGGGCAGGCGGCGGACAGTATCAGAGCCAGCCCGGCGGCGGTTATTACGAGGGCGACTTCAGCGACATGTTCGGCGGAGGTGGCGGCGGGGGCTTCTCCGACTTCTTCCAGCAGTTTTTTGGTGGGGGCGGAGGCGCCGGTTTCGGGCAGGCGGGCAGAGGCAGAAGCCAGCCGCGCAAAGGCCAGGACTACCAAGCGGAACTGGAAATTACGCTGCAGGAGGCATACAGCGGCACTTCCCGGCTGATAAACCTCCACAACCAGCAACTGCGCATCACCACCAAACCCGGCGTGGCCGACGGCCAGCAGCTCCGCATCAAAGGCAAAGGCGGACAGGCCGCAGGCGGCGGCACCAGCGGCGATTTATATATAAACGTGCGTGTGCAGCCCGACCCGCGCTTCGAGCGGCGGGGCGATGACCTCTACACGAACCTGCCGGTGGACATGTACACGGCCATTCTGGGCGGGCAGGCCCATGTAAACACCATGAGCGGCCAGCTGAAGCTGACCATTCCGGCGGGTACGCAGCCAGGCAAGTCGCTGCGGCTGCGGGGCAAGGGCATGCCCATATATGGCAAAGCCGACCAGTTCGGCGACCTTTACGTAAAAATAGAAGTGACCCTGCCTACGCACCTGAGCACGGAGGAACGCCAGTTGCTGGAGAAGCTGCGCGACATCAGGCAGGCGAAGGCAGTATAG
- a CDS encoding YqaE/Pmp3 family membrane protein — MKSKNLLHAVAVLLVGQMLFGCSSAEYYRFSATKPEAYNTAKDKPAPAAEPVITIPVAQERTLAAVEEQAVPPAPVLEASTAAPSPAVIGNKTAEVVKAPAVTEGIALEKREMTVAEAEALTMAKERLADMTKAEKKDLKREMKEAFRQSGGGASIVEIILAILLPPLAVFLHDGIDTSFWISVILTLLFWVPGVIYALLVVTDTI, encoded by the coding sequence ATGAAAAGTAAAAATTTACTACACGCCGTTGCCGTGCTGCTCGTGGGCCAGATGCTGTTTGGCTGTAGCTCCGCCGAGTACTACCGTTTCTCCGCCACAAAACCCGAAGCCTATAACACGGCGAAGGATAAACCAGCCCCTGCGGCGGAGCCAGTTATAACCATTCCTGTAGCGCAGGAGCGAACGCTGGCCGCTGTTGAGGAGCAAGCTGTACCGCCTGCTCCGGTACTGGAGGCAAGCACCGCAGCGCCAAGCCCGGCCGTAATCGGCAACAAAACCGCTGAGGTGGTAAAAGCGCCAGCTGTAACAGAGGGCATCGCGCTCGAAAAGCGGGAGATGACAGTGGCTGAGGCAGAGGCCCTGACAATGGCCAAAGAGCGGCTCGCCGATATGACGAAAGCAGAGAAAAAGGACCTGAAGCGGGAGATGAAAGAGGCGTTCCGGCAGAGTGGCGGAGGCGCTTCCATTGTCGAGATCATTCTGGCGATACTGTTGCCGCCGCTGGCCGTGTTCCTGCACGATGGCATCGACACCTCGTTCTGGATCAGCGTTATCCTCACGCTGCTGTTCTGGGTTCCGGGAGTTATATATGCCCTGCTCGTCGTGACGGACACTATCTGA